A window of the Bdellovibrio sp. ZAP7 genome harbors these coding sequences:
- a CDS encoding DUF2388 domain-containing protein codes for MKSVLVSLVVIAFGASAFAGRGHHGGGYGPGPGHGHGGGGYHHGGRDDSNEVASILSAYTGVLMLTSATACGSGDGCAYKQVIMDSKDDAALYIATEGDEKGVKFVRAVELLRKMDPKTQSSDFELAEDIINW; via the coding sequence ATGAAAAGCGTATTGGTATCACTTGTAGTTATTGCATTCGGTGCATCAGCATTCGCAGGTCGTGGTCATCACGGTGGCGGTTACGGTCCTGGTCCAGGACATGGTCACGGTGGTGGAGGATATCATCATGGTGGTCGCGACGACAGCAACGAAGTGGCTTCAATTCTAAGTGCATACACTGGAGTTTTGATGCTGACATCGGCGACTGCTTGCGGATCCGGTGATGGTTGTGCTTACAAACAAGTGATTATGGATTCTAAGGACGATGCAGCTCTTTATATTGCTACAGAAGGTGATGAGAAGGGTGTGAAATTCGTTCGTGCAGTGGAGCTTCTTCGTAAGATGGATCCAAAAACTCAAAGTTCAGACTTTGAATTGGCTGAAGACATCATCAACTGGTAG
- a CDS encoding glutathione peroxidase, with translation MEQSLQSFTVKDSAGHDIPLEKYQGQVVLVVNVASKCGFTPQYKGLEELYEKFKDQGFTILGFPCNQFGAQEPGNNEEIQQFCSLNYGVQFPVMAKVDVNGSNADPLYKWMKESAPGILGTELIKWNFTKFLIGKNGKVLKRYAPNDEPKDMVEDIQKALS, from the coding sequence ATGGAACAATCACTTCAGTCATTCACTGTTAAAGACTCCGCAGGTCACGATATTCCACTAGAAAAGTATCAAGGCCAAGTGGTCCTGGTCGTGAACGTAGCGAGCAAATGCGGCTTCACTCCCCAATACAAAGGCTTGGAAGAGCTCTACGAAAAATTCAAAGACCAAGGCTTTACTATATTAGGCTTTCCCTGCAACCAATTCGGAGCGCAAGAGCCCGGCAACAACGAAGAGATTCAGCAGTTCTGCTCACTGAATTACGGCGTGCAATTTCCAGTAATGGCCAAGGTGGATGTGAATGGAAGTAATGCCGACCCACTCTACAAATGGATGAAAGAATCTGCGCCGGGCATCTTGGGCACCGAACTTATCAAGTGGAACTTCACCAAGTTCTTGATTGGTAAAAATGGAAAAGTTTTGAAGCGATATGCTCCCAATGACGAGCCCAAAGACATGGTCGAAGACATCCAAAAAGCCCTATCTTAA